Proteins encoded within one genomic window of Methanolacinia paynteri:
- a CDS encoding ATP-binding response regulator: MTEKKILIVEDNFEIAEIVSIILERDGHEITGIVESGENALLSAAAVTPDVVISDIGLAGEIDGIETATYISHLFRIPVIFMTGAVDQETIERANSAEPYGYLAKPFNKSELLSTVSLAIRAFELNMKAKESVTRKIPSCVKQMCLYEEGIVITNPSGRILYINPYTENLTGLSNAEMLLKPLSEILHFSGNTGFDPGALSQAAYFGEDEETVFLKDRSGGNIMVRVRIVPRRYRDEDTVGVIITIKEISEEKSAGARDAGTLYRPDTGSAAA, from the coding sequence ATGACAGAAAAGAAAATTTTAATTGTTGAAGACAACTTTGAAATCGCCGAGATCGTATCGATAATTCTGGAGAGAGACGGCCACGAGATCACAGGCATCGTGGAGAGCGGAGAGAACGCACTCTTGTCTGCCGCAGCAGTCACTCCCGATGTCGTGATATCCGATATAGGTCTTGCCGGTGAGATTGACGGAATTGAAACGGCAACTTACATCTCGCACCTTTTCAGGATACCTGTCATCTTTATGACAGGGGCAGTCGACCAGGAGACGATCGAGAGGGCCAACTCTGCCGAACCTTACGGCTACCTTGCAAAACCGTTCAACAAGAGCGAACTGCTGTCCACCGTCTCTCTGGCCATAAGAGCGTTTGAACTGAATATGAAGGCAAAGGAGAGCGTAACGAGAAAGATACCCTCGTGCGTAAAACAGATGTGTTTGTACGAGGAGGGAATCGTAATCACAAACCCTTCAGGCAGAATACTGTATATCAATCCCTATACTGAAAACCTCACAGGCCTCTCGAATGCCGAGATGCTGTTAAAGCCGTTATCGGAGATCCTTCATTTCTCAGGGAATACAGGCTTTGACCCCGGAGCACTCTCGCAGGCGGCTTATTTCGGCGAGGACGAGGAGACTGTCTTCCTGAAGGACCGGAGCGGGGGAAATATCATGGTCAGGGTGAGGATCGTCCCGAGGAGATACAGGGATGAAGATACTGTCGGCGTAATTATCACGATAAAAGAGATCTCCGAAGAAAAATCCGCAGGGGCCAGGGATGCGGGCACGCTCTACAGACCGGATACAGGCAGTGCTGCAGCATAG
- a CDS encoding substrate-binding domain-containing protein, giving the protein MLLSAPEKKSGFANIQKKNAISTFIIVIFFLAAASPGCLSDDAGIAGAAREEQKNLTISGSTTIQPVSEILAAAYMKESPGVDIVVNGGGSGMGIKEAGTGIADIGAASRNVEDSELLSYPDLEVYRIGASAIVIITSQKNVIDTITFEEASALYNGESDDISSMADIAGINTVIQRSEESGTEETFANWLFPGKKNVDSSLEAEDYGTNGKVTQLAAEGNSEVLNLVKDNPFSIGFVDFGYAESDPGVKILKIVDKGSGEAVPSDITKIREAILLELRNEEHSDGGGSFYISGLTRPLNYVTKSDASALAKDFIEFATSPSSNDYFNEVGYFSVAELNQEV; this is encoded by the coding sequence ATGCTGCTCTCTGCTCCGGAAAAAAAATCCGGATTTGCAAATATACAGAAAAAAAACGCCATCTCCACCTTTATCATTGTAATTTTTTTTCTTGCAGCAGCATCTCCCGGATGCCTTTCGGATGATGCCGGCATTGCCGGTGCAGCCCGGGAAGAACAAAAAAATCTTACGATATCAGGGTCCACAACAATCCAGCCGGTATCGGAGATACTCGCTGCCGCATACATGAAAGAGAGTCCGGGCGTTGACATTGTCGTTAACGGTGGGGGGTCGGGCATGGGCATAAAAGAAGCAGGAACCGGAATTGCTGATATCGGGGCCGCTTCACGAAATGTCGAAGACTCCGAACTGCTTTCATATCCTGATCTGGAAGTGTACCGCATAGGCGCAAGCGCCATAGTGATAATCACCTCGCAAAAGAACGTCATTGACACGATTACGTTCGAAGAAGCCTCTGCTCTCTACAATGGCGAATCAGATGACATATCGTCCATGGCCGATATTGCCGGCATAAATACCGTGATCCAGAGATCCGAGGAATCGGGAACCGAAGAGACATTTGCAAACTGGCTGTTCCCGGGAAAAAAGAACGTCGACTCCTCGCTTGAAGCCGAAGACTACGGCACAAACGGTAAAGTGACACAGCTCGCAGCCGAAGGAAACTCCGAGGTATTGAATCTTGTAAAGGACAACCCGTTCTCCATCGGTTTCGTCGACTTCGGCTACGCAGAATCGGACCCTGGAGTAAAGATCCTTAAAATCGTTGATAAAGGATCAGGAGAGGCTGTTCCTTCCGACATTACAAAGATTAGGGAGGCCATACTTCTCGAACTCAGAAATGAAGAGCATTCCGACGGGGGCGGATCCTTCTACATCTCCGGCCTTACAAGGCCGCTGAATTACGTGACGAAAAGTGACGCTTCCGCTCTGGCGAAGGACTTCATTGAATTTGCAACCTCGCCTTCGTCAAATGATTACTTCAACGAAGTCGGCTACTTCTCGGTTGCCGAACTTAACCAGGAGGTCTGA
- a CDS encoding PAS domain S-box protein codes for MALVEGDSGYGLFSRITSLFGGKGRGKGKKRKSIRTTTAAIIAVTLLGLIFLLYILSSVSLDSGFSSLEERLTGDNVMRAANAVNAEVDRLDSIANAWATSEELPEFIDSGDTSVARTIFSDGRLVDVGVNILLITDSEGNILWHKYMNLDYGHQMPTPKSLLSQIAGHEDVLSSGTTKGTLMLNSGPMLIASRPITDPESGDPFGNLLVGRYLDRSEVSSLSATTQLEISVIENKSGFEEYFEIFADKGAGNTINDNSIIISPVDNKYVAGFSEIYDIYGEPVAVLQVTEPRDVTIYGKGVLSLLIMMLVLASVIFGAVILVLIQRSVVSRLENLNREIKTVAMTESPEGRINIEGDDEISSVGSAINMMLESIEKGKEQYSRLFDNANDLIFTIDADGVFVSANGAMEKKAGLEDGGLAGRKIEEFVKNGGMEKIRPLLAGNNRENGGKTEITLVSTGGEEYLVEFSAQPLTGSDEMTGFFVIARDVTAKRKAEEELKNHRNRLRELVTERTAQLEHANSELVKEVEERIRFEESLAEEKERLSVTLSSIAEGVIAMDHLGYVTLINREASAKIGISVESAGGKRIDSIFRLEKAGRPEDIGSIVLDVISDRKVFEINTEVDLFDSQGNAYPVVLSVSPLTDRSGTSIGAVIVFREISERLRWEEEVLRRQKLESLGVLAGGIAHDFNNILTAISGNIGLARNMAEGDADVSSRLEEAEKAISRAKDITRQLITFSKGGEPVRQVQDIKSMIRESAEFVSHGSNVKLYFDIAGDLYNVEVDKGQISQVIENLAINSIQAMADGGNIYVQAKNAGVITGKDGLEDGKYIVISVRDDGSGIPEEYREKIFDPYFTTKKSGNGLGLASCMSIIRKHGGAVKLISEVGVGTEFRIYLPATERSVEAEDGLSGGMLSGSSRVLVMDDDRSIYDTIPQLLRGYGFDVEAALDGAEAIRIYQQSKILKKSIDVFVMDLTVPGGLGGVETIALLREFDPDILAIVSSGYSNDPVMADFREYGFDAVLPKPYNIEDLVRLINRLVSEKEKKDKGC; via the coding sequence ATGGCTCTTGTCGAAGGAGACTCCGGGTACGGGCTTTTTTCCCGGATCACCTCACTGTTCGGGGGAAAAGGAAGAGGCAAAGGAAAAAAACGCAAATCTATTCGCACAACGACCGCCGCGATAATTGCCGTTACCCTTCTCGGGCTGATATTTCTCCTCTATATTCTCTCGTCTGTAAGTCTCGATTCAGGTTTTTCAAGCCTTGAAGAGAGGCTGACCGGCGACAACGTGATGAGGGCGGCAAATGCCGTGAATGCCGAGGTCGACCGGCTCGATTCAATTGCAAATGCATGGGCCACATCAGAAGAGCTTCCCGAATTCATCGATAGCGGTGATACTTCTGTCGCACGTACGATATTCTCCGACGGAAGGCTTGTTGATGTCGGGGTAAATATTCTGCTGATCACGGACTCGGAGGGAAACATCCTGTGGCACAAGTACATGAATCTCGACTACGGCCACCAGATGCCGACTCCCAAGAGCCTGCTTTCACAGATTGCCGGGCATGAGGATGTGCTTAGCAGCGGAACGACAAAAGGAACCTTAATGCTTAATTCAGGGCCGATGCTCATAGCATCCCGCCCTATAACGGACCCGGAGTCGGGCGATCCGTTTGGAAACCTGCTTGTAGGAAGATATCTTGACAGGAGTGAGGTTTCGTCATTATCAGCAACAACTCAGCTCGAGATCTCGGTAATTGAAAACAAATCTGGTTTTGAGGAATATTTCGAGATTTTCGCGGATAAAGGGGCTGGGAATACCATAAACGACAACTCGATAATCATCAGTCCCGTAGATAACAAATATGTTGCCGGATTTTCGGAGATCTATGATATATACGGCGAACCGGTTGCGGTTCTTCAGGTCACTGAACCGAGAGACGTGACGATTTACGGAAAAGGCGTCCTCAGCCTGCTGATAATGATGCTCGTACTTGCGTCCGTAATATTCGGTGCGGTCATCCTTGTCCTGATCCAGAGATCGGTCGTATCGAGGCTTGAAAACCTGAACAGGGAGATCAAAACTGTTGCCATGACAGAGAGTCCTGAAGGCAGGATCAACATCGAAGGCGACGACGAGATATCATCCGTGGGTTCGGCGATCAACATGATGCTGGAGTCGATAGAAAAAGGTAAAGAGCAGTATAGCAGGCTTTTCGACAACGCAAACGACCTGATCTTTACGATCGATGCAGACGGGGTGTTCGTCTCGGCCAACGGGGCGATGGAAAAAAAAGCAGGACTCGAAGACGGGGGGCTTGCCGGCAGAAAGATAGAGGAATTTGTCAAAAACGGCGGAATGGAAAAGATCCGGCCGCTTCTCGCCGGGAATAACAGGGAAAACGGCGGCAAGACGGAGATAACACTGGTTTCGACCGGCGGAGAAGAATACCTGGTAGAGTTCAGCGCCCAGCCCCTGACAGGTTCCGATGAGATGACCGGGTTTTTCGTTATAGCAAGGGATGTTACTGCGAAAAGGAAGGCCGAGGAGGAGCTGAAAAACCACAGGAACCGCCTCCGGGAGCTTGTAACGGAGAGAACGGCCCAACTCGAGCATGCCAACAGCGAACTTGTAAAGGAGGTCGAAGAGCGGATAAGGTTCGAAGAGAGCCTTGCGGAAGAGAAGGAGAGGCTTTCGGTAACCCTGTCGTCCATCGCCGAGGGCGTTATCGCTATGGATCATCTCGGGTATGTGACGCTTATCAACAGGGAGGCATCTGCGAAGATTGGAATAAGTGTTGAGTCTGCAGGAGGAAAAAGGATTGACAGCATCTTCAGGCTTGAAAAAGCAGGCCGGCCGGAGGACATCGGTTCGATAGTTCTCGATGTTATATCCGACAGGAAGGTCTTCGAGATTAATACCGAGGTGGATCTCTTCGACTCGCAAGGAAATGCGTATCCCGTTGTCCTGTCCGTCTCCCCGCTTACAGACAGGTCCGGGACATCGATCGGTGCCGTAATCGTGTTCCGCGAGATATCGGAACGGCTTAGATGGGAGGAGGAGGTCTTGAGAAGACAGAAGCTCGAATCGCTCGGTGTCCTTGCGGGAGGGATAGCCCACGACTTCAATAACATACTGACGGCGATCTCCGGGAATATCGGTCTTGCGAGAAATATGGCCGAAGGAGATGCCGATGTCTCCTCCCGCCTGGAAGAGGCTGAAAAGGCGATATCGAGAGCCAAGGATATCACCCGTCAGCTCATTACCTTTTCAAAAGGAGGGGAGCCTGTCAGGCAGGTCCAGGATATAAAGTCGATGATCAGGGAATCGGCGGAATTTGTCTCCCACGGTAGCAATGTAAAGCTGTACTTTGATATCGCAGGCGATCTCTACAATGTCGAGGTCGACAAGGGACAGATCAGCCAGGTGATAGAGAACCTTGCGATAAACTCCATACAGGCGATGGCAGACGGAGGAAATATCTACGTGCAGGCGAAGAATGCAGGCGTAATCACCGGAAAGGACGGCCTTGAAGACGGGAAATATATTGTCATATCCGTAAGGGACGACGGCAGCGGAATTCCGGAGGAATACAGGGAAAAGATCTTTGATCCCTATTTTACCACAAAAAAGAGCGGAAACGGGCTTGGGCTTGCATCCTGCATGTCGATAATAAGGAAACACGGCGGTGCGGTAAAGCTGATTTCAGAGGTCGGTGTCGGGACCGAATTCAGGATCTACCTCCCCGCGACCGAAAGAAGCGTCGAGGCCGAAGACGGGCTCTCCGGCGGAATGCTCTCCGGATCATCGAGAGTTCTCGTGATGGACGACGACAGGAGCATCTATGATACGATACCCCAGCTTCTGCGGGGCTACGGTTTTGACGTCGAGGCGGCATTGGACGGTGCGGAGGCGATAAGAATCTACCAGCAGTCGAAGATTCTTAAAAAATCCATAGATGTCTTTGTTATGGATCTTACGGTTCCGGGAGGACTCGGGGGAGTTGAAACGATCGCCCTGCTGAGGGAGTTCGATCCCGATATACTCGCAATAGTGTCGAGCGGGTACTCGAACGATCCGGTTATGGCGGATTTCAGGGAATACGGGTTCGATGCGGTTCTCCCGAAGCCCTACAATATTGAGGATCTCGTGAGGCTTATCAACAGGCTGGTCTCTGAAAAGGAAAAAAAGGATAAGGGCTGTTGA